From the Chloroflexota bacterium genome, one window contains:
- a CDS encoding amidohydrolase family protein: MPNNSNFTILTADRLIDSTGSAPFDDGAILLQGDSIVAVGRAADVRAPDGAAVHTKRYSGCTIMPGMVDCHTHHNGFGDGRLGDDLALLPDEILTVQSARNARASLYSGVTTIRENGPKNLTMFRLRDAINAGLAIGPRMVLCGRPVAIIGGHMGYFGGEVTGANEVRALTRQLIKEGADYIKIVATGGTTRTSFPTLASFNLDELRAVTDEARKFGKLTATHSSSTAGIANSLDAGVDMIIHCYYLDADGTVNFREDIAERIERQSAFVNPTLQVSRATAWELTHKRDDNGLTTSEQTELEVARRNLDVRLDHTRRMIEMGIKVITGSDSSWSSYQLGNTPYETELLVHAGYTPLQGVLSVTGWAADALGVSDRVGTLEPGKAADILVVRGNPAADINDLWNVEDVYLAGRRVDRGSEESIAAIRQQPAQPF, translated from the coding sequence ATGCCCAACAATTCCAACTTCACCATCCTAACCGCCGACCGTCTCATCGACTCTACGGGCAGCGCGCCTTTCGATGACGGCGCGATACTGCTTCAAGGCGATAGCATCGTTGCCGTCGGACGGGCGGCGGATGTTCGCGCGCCGGATGGCGCTGCCGTGCATACCAAGCGCTACTCCGGCTGCACGATTATGCCGGGCATGGTAGATTGCCACACGCACCACAATGGCTTTGGGGACGGGCGGCTTGGCGATGACCTGGCTCTGCTGCCTGACGAGATTCTTACCGTGCAGTCGGCGCGGAATGCACGCGCGAGCCTGTACTCCGGCGTTACCACCATCCGCGAGAACGGGCCCAAGAACCTGACCATGTTCAGGCTAAGGGATGCCATCAATGCGGGGCTTGCAATCGGACCGCGCATGGTGCTTTGCGGGCGTCCCGTCGCCATCATCGGCGGGCATATGGGCTACTTCGGCGGCGAGGTTACCGGCGCTAACGAGGTGCGCGCACTCACGCGGCAGCTCATCAAGGAAGGCGCGGACTATATCAAGATTGTCGCCACCGGCGGCACCACGCGCACATCGTTCCCGACGCTGGCGTCGTTCAATTTGGACGAACTCCGCGCCGTAACCGACGAGGCGCGCAAGTTCGGCAAGCTCACCGCCACGCATTCGTCGTCCACCGCGGGCATCGCCAACTCGCTTGACGCCGGCGTGGACATGATTATCCACTGCTATTACCTAGACGCAGACGGCACCGTGAACTTCCGCGAGGACATAGCAGAGCGCATCGAGCGGCAATCCGCCTTCGTCAATCCCACGCTGCAAGTTAGCCGCGCGACGGCGTGGGAACTCACGCACAAGCGAGACGACAACGGCTTGACTACATCCGAACAGACCGAGCTTGAAGTTGCTCGCCGCAACCTAGATGTGCGCCTCGACCACACGCGCCGCATGATAGAAATGGGCATCAAGGTTATCACCGGCTCGGACTCGTCTTGGAGCAGCTACCAACTTGGCAACACGCCATACGAGACCGAGCTGCTCGTCCACGCCGGATACACGCCGCTGCAGGGCGTGCTGTCCGTAACCGGCTGGGCGGCGGACGCGCTGGGCGTATCCGACCGCGTGGGCACGCTCGAACCCGGCAAGGCAGCGGACATCCTAGTTGTGCGCGGCAACCCGGCCGCCGACATCAACGACCTGTGGAATGTGGAGGACGTCTATCTCGCCGGCCGCCGTGTCGATCGTGGCTCAGAAGAATCCATCGCCGCCATCCGCCAACAGCCCGCACAGCCCTTCTAA
- a CDS encoding type II toxin-antitoxin system HicB family antitoxin — MNMMTYKGYAARIEYSDEDACLVGHIAGIKDIVGFHGDSVAEMRDAFKEAVEDYLKTCEYLNRQPSKPFSGKLQLNISPDVHAGIAVAAEVSGKTIDQWAEDTFTNALDAAH; from the coding sequence ATGAACATGATGACTTATAAGGGATATGCCGCGCGCATCGAATACAGCGACGAAGACGCTTGCCTTGTGGGACACATTGCAGGCATTAAGGATATAGTCGGCTTTCATGGCGATTCCGTAGCCGAAATGCGTGACGCATTTAAGGAAGCGGTCGAAGACTATCTCAAAACCTGTGAATATCTGAATCGACAGCCGTCGAAGCCTTTTTCCGGCAAGCTCCAATTGAACATTTCCCCGGATGTCCATGCGGGAATCGCTGTGGCTGCTGAAGTCAGTGGCAAGACCATCGACCAGTGGGCAGAAGACACATTCACGAACGCTTTGGACGCGGCGCATTGA
- a CDS encoding type II toxin-antitoxin system HicA family toxin: MNNRHRETLNAIFRNPVSRTLEWRRIESLFVYLGAKVVEGRGSRVRFELNGVVATFHRPHPQSEAKPYQVRAARIFLQQTGIMQ, from the coding sequence ATGAACAATCGCCACCGCGAAACTCTGAACGCGATTTTCAGAAATCCGGTCTCCAGAACACTGGAATGGCGGCGCATCGAATCACTTTTTGTCTATCTAGGAGCAAAGGTCGTTGAAGGCAGAGGTTCGCGTGTGCGGTTTGAACTGAACGGCGTAGTCGCGACCTTTCACAGGCCTCACCCACAAAGCGAAGCAAAGCCGTACCAAGTACGCGCTGCTCGGATATTCTTGCAGCAGACTGGGATAATGCAATGA
- a CDS encoding glucose 1-dehydrogenase: protein MGKLDGKVAIISGGARGQGAAEARLFAEEGAKVVIGDILDEQGQQVEAEINELGGDALYLHLDVTSEADWESAVAAAVSRYGKLDILVNNAAIVIQKSAIEDRTADEWDRIFEVNAKGVFLGTKHAIPEMRKAGGGSIVNISSVAGIAQSHHQEPAYAASKGAVRIFSKVTASQHAADGIRCNSVHPGPIDTDMIQAAMSDPNRLEERLTRVPMRRLGTADEIAKGVLYLASDDSSYVTGSELVIDGGAISM from the coding sequence ATGGGAAAGCTCGATGGCAAGGTAGCCATTATCAGTGGCGGCGCGCGCGGACAGGGTGCCGCGGAGGCCCGATTGTTCGCGGAGGAAGGCGCTAAGGTCGTCATCGGCGACATCCTCGACGAGCAGGGGCAGCAGGTCGAAGCCGAAATCAACGAACTCGGAGGCGACGCGCTCTATCTGCACTTGGATGTTACCAGCGAAGCCGACTGGGAGAGCGCCGTCGCAGCCGCCGTCAGCAGATACGGCAAGCTCGACATCCTCGTGAACAATGCCGCGATAGTTATCCAAAAATCCGCCATCGAAGACCGCACCGCCGACGAGTGGGATCGCATATTCGAGGTCAACGCGAAGGGCGTGTTCCTCGGCACGAAGCACGCCATCCCGGAGATGCGCAAGGCGGGCGGCGGCTCTATCGTCAACATATCGTCGGTGGCGGGCATCGCGCAGAGCCATCATCAGGAGCCGGCATACGCCGCGAGCAAAGGCGCGGTTCGCATATTCAGCAAAGTAACCGCATCGCAGCACGCCGCGGACGGCATCCGCTGCAACTCCGTGCATCCCGGTCCCATCGACACCGACATGATACAAGCCGCGATGAGCGACCCCAACCGTCTGGAAGAGCGCCTAACCCGCGTCCCTATGCGCCGTCTGGGTACGGCAGACGAAATCGCAAAGGGCGTCCTATACCTAGCATCCGACGATTCGTCCTATGTAACCGGCTCCGAGCTGGTAATAGACGGCGGCGCGATTTCTATGTAG
- a CDS encoding nicotinate-nucleotide adenylyltransferase, whose amino-acid sequence MRIGVFGGTFDPIHLGHLIIAEDARAAMELDEVLFIPAGQPWFKSYRQITDTRHRLAMVRLAVADNPLFAVSDIEIRRSGPSYTVDTLGELCEQPKYAGAEFIVILGVDALREIDRWHQPRALFELASVVGMARPAATINLSVLHAAIPGSSSRIKLLDSALVDISGTDIRRRVGAGRSIRYRVPLNVERYIHDNGLYLPPS is encoded by the coding sequence CGGCGTGTTCGGCGGCACATTCGACCCGATACATCTTGGGCATCTCATCATAGCCGAGGACGCGCGCGCGGCGATGGAACTCGACGAGGTGCTGTTCATACCCGCCGGGCAGCCGTGGTTCAAGTCGTATCGGCAGATTACCGACACGCGCCATCGTCTTGCCATGGTGCGGCTCGCCGTCGCGGACAACCCGCTGTTCGCAGTGTCCGACATCGAAATACGGCGTAGCGGTCCTAGCTACACGGTGGACACGCTCGGCGAACTGTGCGAGCAGCCGAAGTACGCCGGCGCCGAGTTCATCGTGATTCTCGGCGTTGACGCGCTGCGGGAGATAGACCGTTGGCATCAGCCGCGCGCGCTGTTCGAGCTGGCGAGTGTGGTAGGCATGGCGCGCCCGGCAGCGACCATCAACCTGAGCGTGCTGCACGCGGCGATACCGGGATCGTCCAGCCGCATCAAGCTGCTAGACAGCGCGCTAGTGGACATCAGCGGCACGGACATACGCCGGCGAGTCGGAGCAGGCCGCTCCATCCGCTACCGCGTGCCCTTGAATGTAGAGCGGTACATTCACGACAACGGGCTGTACTTGCCCCCGTCCTAA